GGCGCCTCGGCGCGGCCGCGGACGGGCGTGTGCCCGAGGGTCGGGTCGAGCGCGCCAATCATCGCGTCGAGGCGGAGCGTGCCGTCGGCGCGGAGGACGGCGTGCGCGCCGGTCGGCGCGGTGCAGCCCGCGCCGAGTCGGGCGAGGAAGGCGCGTTCGGCGGTGACGGCCGTGCGCGTCGGGAGATGGTCGAGCGGCGCGACCGCGGCGAGCGCGTCCGCGTCGTCGGCGCGGACCTCGATCGCGATTGCGCCCTGGCTGACCATCGGGAGCATCGTGTCGGTGCTCAGATACTCGGTGATCCGGTGGCGCAGGCCGAGGCGATGGAGGCCGGCGGCGGCGAGAAGGATCGCGTCGTACTGGCCCTCGTCGAGCTTGCGGAGGCGCGTGTCGACGTTGCCGCGCACGTCGCGCACGTCGAGGTCGGGGCGGAGGGCGCGGATTTCGGCGGCCCGGCGCGGGCTGCTGGTGCCGAGGACCGCGCCGGCGGGGAGGTCGGCGAGTCGCGGGCCTCGGGTGGCGACGACGTCGCGCGGGTCCTCGCGCTCGGGGAAGGCGCCTAACGCGAACTCCGGCGCGAGCGTCGACGGCAGGTCCTTGCCGCTGTGGACCGCGACGTCGATGTCGCCGCGGCGGAGCGCCTGCTCCAGCTCGGCCGCGAACACGCCGCGCCCGCCGATGGCCGAGAGCGGCACGTCGGTGCGGACGTCGCCCTGCGTGGTGATGATCTGCACGTCGAACGCGCGCGCGGGCCAGCGCGCCCGGAGCGCGCCGACGACCTGCGTCGCCTGCGCGAGCGCGAGCTTGCTGCCGCGCGTGCCGACGCGCAGCGCGCGCGTCATGCCGCCGCGCTCGCGGCCGGCTCGGCGCGCGGCGCTTCCGCGCGCGGCGGCTCGGCGTTCTGGCGTGTTGCCACGCCTTCGGCGTGGATCGGCGACGCGCCCGCGGCCAGTTCGGCGCGGCTGCGCGTGGTCGGGGGCGGGGCGTCGACGCGGACCGTGTTCTCCCCCGCGACCGCGCGCGCGGCGACGTCGACGAGCGCGGCGACGAAGTCGGGGCGCACGTTGGGCAGCTCGGTGCGGCGGTAGGTGATCCCGAGCGCCTCGGCCTTGTGCTTCGCCTCGATGTCGAGGTCGTAGAGGATTTCGAGGTGGTCGCAGACGAAGCCGATCGGGACCTGGAGGACGTCGCGGACGCCCTCGTCGCGCAGCTGCGGGAGGAAGTCGAGGATGTCGGGGCCGATCCACGGCTCGCCCGTGGCGCCGGCGCTTTGCCACGCCCGGCGGTAGCCCGCGAGGCCCGCGCGCGCGGCGACGAGGCGCGCGCTGCTCTCGAGCTGCGCCTCGTACGCGTCGCCCCAGGTGCGGATGCGTTCGGGGAGCGAGTGCGCGGAGAAGACGACGGTGACGTCGTCGCGCTCCGACGCCGGCCACCGCGCGAGCTGGTCGCGCACCACGGTGGCCATCGTCTCGACGAAGCCGGGGTGGTCGTACCACTGTTCGACGAAGTCGACCGCGAACTCGACGTCGTGCTTGCGCATGCCTTCGAACAGGTAGCGCTCGTAGCCGCCGACGGAGAAGCGCGAGTAGTGCGGTGCGAGCACGACGCAGACGACGCGCTCGACGCCGTCGGCGGCCATCTGGGCGACCGCGTCGGCGATCCACGGCGTCCAGTGCTTCATCCCGACGTGGACCGGCACGTCGAGCCCGCGCGCGGCGAGCCCGGCCGCGACCGCCTCGCGCACCGCGTTCGTGAGGCGCGTGAGCGGGGTGCGGCCGCCGACCGCCTCGTAGCGGCGGCGCAGGTCGTCGACCTTTTCCGGCGACGGGGGGCGCCCGCCGCGGATGTGCGTGTAGTACGGCACGACGAACTCGGGCGTCTCGGGCGTACCGTAGGCGAGCAGGAGGAGCGCGGTCTTCATGAGGTAGGCGACCCGTGTGGCGCGGCGGCCGCGGGGCGGGCGGGTTGTGGCCGGTGCGCGTGGACGACCTCGACGACGCGCTCGATCGCGGCGAGCGGGGTGTTAGGCAGGAGGCCGTGGCCGAGGTTGAATACGTGCCCCGGGCGGCCGCCGGCGCGGTCGAGGATGTCGCGCGTCTCCGCCTCGACGACGTCGAGCGGCGCGGAGAGCGTGGCCGGGTCGAGGTTACCCTGCACGCCCAGGTGGTGGCCGACGCGCGCCCACGCCTCGTCGAGCGGGACGCGCCAGTCGAGGCCGATCACCGTGCCGCCGTCGTCCTTCATCATCTCGAGCAGGTGCGCCGTGCCCGTACCAAAATGCACGAGCGGCACGCCGAGTTCCCGCAGCTCGGCGAAGATGCGCTGCGTGTAGGGCCGGACGTGGCGTGCGTAGTCGACCGCCGAGAGCGCGCCGACCCAGCTATCGAAGAGCTGCAACGCGTCGGCGCCGGCGGCCCGGTTCGCCTTGAGGAACGCGACGACGACGTCGACCAGCCGGTTCATGAGCGCGTCCCACACGTCGGGGGCGCCTAACATCAACGCCTTGGTGTGGACGAAGTCGCGCGTCGGCCTTCCCTCGATGAGGTACGAGGCGAGGGTGAAGGGCGCGCCGGCGAAGCCCAGGACGGCGCGGTGCGGCTCCAGCTCGCGGCGCACGAGGCGCACCGCCTCGATCACCGCCGGGACGTCGGCCTCGGCGTCGAGCGGGCGGATGCGCGCGACGTCGGCCATCGTGCGCACCGGGCGCGCGATCACGGGGCCGACCTTCTCGACGATGTCGAGGTCGACGCCGACCCCGACGAGCGGGAGCATGATGTCGCCGAACATCACCGCCGCGTCGAGGGGGAGGCGGCGCATCGGCTGGAGCGTGACGTCCGCGCAGACGTCGGGGATGCCGCAGATCTCGAGCAGCGTGTAGCGCTCGCGCACCTTGCGGTACTCCGGCAGGGTGCGCCCCGCCTGGCGCATGAACCAGACGGGCGTACGGTCGACCGGGAACCCGTGCGCGGCGCGCAGGAAGGGACCCGGGAGGGCGCCGGCCCGCGGGGCGGCGAGCGTGGCAGGGGTCGTGGTCGTCACAGGCCGTCAGGGGCGGCGGCGCGACGCACGATGCGCGGACGCGGCGGGGTGCAGGCGGCGAGCGCGTCGGCCTCGGTCGCGTTCGCGGGATCGAGCAGCGCTACCGGCGCCTCGCGGTCCATGCCGACGTCCCGGTCGAGGCCGAAGAGGCGACGCGCCGCGGCCTCGTGCGCGCGCGGCTCGGCGGCGAGGGCCGCGACGGGTGCATGGAGCAACTTGTTGACGAGCCGGCTCGCGAGGGCGCGCACCACATCCCGCTCGCGCGCGTCGAGTCCGTCGAGGCGCGCGAGCGCGCGGGCGAGCTCCTGCTCGCGCACGGCGTCGGCCGACGCGCGGAGCTGGGCGATCGTGGGCACAACGTCGCGCGCGCGGAGCCACCGTGTGAAGCGGCGCGCCCACCGGTCCACTTCGGCGTCGGCGGCGCTCGTGTCGCCGGCCGCGGTGGCGTAGCTCGGCGCGAGCGTTTCCACGTTCCAGACGGTCACGTGCGGCAGCGCCGCGACGTCGGCGTGCACGTTGCGCGGGACGCCGAGGTCGACGACTGCGACGGGCCGGGGTCCGTCGCCCGTGCGGCGGCCGTGCGCGGCGCGGGCGAGTTGCGCGCGAACGACGATCGGCGCGTCGGCTGCCGTACACGCAAAGACGACATCGGCGGCGGCGACCGCCCCGTCGAGCGCGTCCCAGGGTGCGACGTCGGCGCCGTGGCGGGCGGCGAGCGCGGCGGCGCGCTCGGGCGAGCGGTTGACGACCGTTACGCGGCGGGCGCCCGCGCGCGCGACGAGGGCGAGGACGTCGCGCGCGGTGTCGCCGGCTCCGAGGACGAGGACGTCTCGGCCGCGGAGCCCGTCCGCGCCGCCGACGGCGCGCACGGCCACCTCGACCATCGAGAGCGGGGGCGGGGCGCCCGAGTCACCCGCGCTGACTAACGGGCGGACGCGCCGGCCGGCCGCGAGCGCGGTACTGCCGAGTCGGTGGAGCACCGGGCCGAGCACGCCGTCGGCGCGCGCGTCGGCGAGGGCCCGGCGCAGCTGGCCGGTGATCTGCGTCTCGCCGAAGATCACCGAATCGAGGCCGGCCGCGATGCGGCAG
This is a stretch of genomic DNA from Gemmatimonadetes bacterium T265. It encodes these proteins:
- the hemC gene encoding porphobilinogen deaminase → MTRALRVGTRGSKLALAQATQVVGALRARWPARAFDVQIITTQGDVRTDVPLSAIGGRGVFAAELEQALRRGDIDVAVHSGKDLPSTLAPEFALGAFPEREDPRDVVATRGPRLADLPAGAVLGTSSPRRAAEIRALRPDLDVRDVRGNVDTRLRKLDEGQYDAILLAAAGLHRLGLRHRITEYLSTDTMLPMVSQGAIAIEVRADDADALAAVAPLDHLPTRTAVTAERAFLARLGAGCTAPTGAHAVLRADGTLRLDAMIGALDPTLGHTPVRGRAEAPAADAVALGRTLAERLLADGGDVLLRVAGVRGAGTTAV
- the hemH gene encoding ferrochelatase, whose amino-acid sequence is MKTALLLLAYGTPETPEFVVPYYTHIRGGRPPSPEKVDDLRRRYEAVGGRTPLTRLTNAVREAVAAGLAARGLDVPVHVGMKHWTPWIADAVAQMAADGVERVVCVVLAPHYSRFSVGGYERYLFEGMRKHDVEFAVDFVEQWYDHPGFVETMATVVRDQLARWPASERDDVTVVFSAHSLPERIRTWGDAYEAQLESSARLVAARAGLAGYRRAWQSAGATGEPWIGPDILDFLPQLRDEGVRDVLQVPIGFVCDHLEILYDLDIEAKHKAEALGITYRRTELPNVRPDFVAALVDVAARAVAGENTVRVDAPPPTTRSRAELAAGASPIHAEGVATRQNAEPPRAEAPRAEPAASAAA
- the hemE gene encoding uroporphyrinogen decarboxylase, which produces MTTTTPATLAAPRAGALPGPFLRAAHGFPVDRTPVWFMRQAGRTLPEYRKVRERYTLLEICGIPDVCADVTLQPMRRLPLDAAVMFGDIMLPLVGVGVDLDIVEKVGPVIARPVRTMADVARIRPLDAEADVPAVIEAVRLVRRELEPHRAVLGFAGAPFTLASYLIEGRPTRDFVHTKALMLGAPDVWDALMNRLVDVVVAFLKANRAAGADALQLFDSWVGALSAVDYARHVRPYTQRIFAELRELGVPLVHFGTGTAHLLEMMKDDGGTVIGLDWRVPLDEAWARVGHHLGVQGNLDPATLSAPLDVVEAETRDILDRAGGRPGHVFNLGHGLLPNTPLAAIERVVEVVHAHRPQPARPAAAAPHGSPTS
- the hemA_2 gene encoding glutamyl-tRNA reductase, producing MAATALAPVATTSTSSRDRRTRAATGDDRPARDRFVPVVAVALHARTTPLAVRERAAFAPGRGAAAHLAARAGVTDAFVLSTCNRIELYAVAPRGGRSATVAALLALLAERSGLPVECLRPMAEVRVGTEAARHLCRIAAGLDSVIFGETQITGQLRRALADARADGVLGPVLHRLGSTALAAGRRVRPLVSAGDSGAPPPLSMVEVAVRAVGGADGLRGRDVLVLGAGDTARDVLALVARAGARRVTVVNRSPERAAALAARHGADVAPWDALDGAVAAADVVFACTAADAPIVVRAQLARAAHGRRTGDGPRPVAVVDLGVPRNVHADVAALPHVTVWNVETLAPSYATAAGDTSAADAEVDRWARRFTRWLRARDVVPTIAQLRASADAVREQELARALARLDGLDARERDVVRALASRLVNKLLHAPVAALAAEPRAHEAAARRLFGLDRDVGMDREAPVALLDPANATEADALAACTPPRPRIVRRAAAPDGL